A genomic stretch from Plasmodium cynomolgi strain B DNA, chromosome 8, whole genome shotgun sequence includes:
- a CDS encoding hypothetical protein (putative): MSIYALVGLLLLVIHTHLLGSLSVKYITTPVKKKQIRNQNEKSVRRPSLRSTKIQMILAPKGSMHEKKTKEILEDPLKNYPWEISIPFHETITKEISPYYNFLKCEWAYVDHKKDVRRACGKIEGGVENYDGKGLKLEKGIDRPRYNKIPYYDDHGVEWRNINQEELIRFDFLPDGNQDQTFLETEEDLEHRQWGNWNYNCSKETTQLNSAWRDPVLSRSLTNLIYPWNHKAHENHIIPYGYRSPALFIPEPKIEWELAARGFFAGYYEDPNWSRIRYYKQTKKLILQWHDESKNKDGDKDSRVLDKIKMELFGLSAKRRYPSKQIKLINEHALLRAKEMVLDHLLNPSADPDYITYFLDRHEPIDYIGGGNHNCSEEEIKNKTVVLNMCVYPVKQRHETYSKNMSISEMAEMYHYYMTEIRGEGRSHQSCEDPVDAKYQCYELQEQRNQFPALVSLYKPLWTNKKFGEEFGDALQEGQKIRIDHLRTFNRKLRVKRRRKLTPEQMDANNYVDDYSHVDDEYEF, encoded by the exons ATGTCGATTTACGCTCTGGTGGGTCTTCTCCTGCTTGTGATCCACACCCACCTTCTCGGGTCCCTTTCGGTCAAA TACATAACAACTCcggtgaagaaaaagcagaTAAGAAATCAAAACGAAAAGAGTGTGAGAAGACCCTCCCTGAGGAGCacaaaaatacaaatgaTTTTAGCGCCTAAAGGATCGATGCACGAAAAGAAGACAAAAGAAATTTTGGAAGATCCATTGAAAAACTACCCATGGGAAATAAGTATCCCATTTCATGAAACGATTACAAAAGAAATTAGTccatattataattttttaaaatgtgaatggGCATATGTAGACCATAAAAAGGACGTAAGAAGAGCATGTGGGAAAATCGAAGGAGGGGTTGAAAATTATGATGGAAAAGGATTAAAACTAGAGAAAGGAATAGATAGACCTAGGTATAATAAAATCCCATATTATGATGACCATGGAGTTGAATGGAGAAATATAAACCAAGAAGAACTAATCAGATTTGATTTCCTTCCTGATGGAAATCAGGATCAAACTTTTCTTGAAACTGAAGAAGATTTAGAACACAGACAATGGGGAAATTGGAATTACAACTGTTCTAAAGAAACAACACAGTTGAATTCTGCTTGGAGAGATCCTGTACTGTCTAGAAGCTTGActaatttaatttatccaTGGAATCATAAGGCACATGAAAATCATATTATTCCTTATGGGTATAGATCTCCCGCTTTGTTTATACCTGAACCCAAAATCGAATGGGAGCTCGCAGCTAGAGGATTTTTCGCTGGCTATTATGAAGATCCCAATTGGTCACGCATCAGATATTATAAGCAAACGAAAAAACTAATTTTGCAGTGGCATGATGAAAGCAAGAACAAAGATGGTGATAAGGACAGCCGAGTgttggacaaaataaaaatggaacttTTTGGATTGTCTGCTAAAAGAAGGTACCCCTCCAAACAGATCAAACTCATTAATGAACATGCGTTGTTGAGAGCTAAAGAAATGGTTCTAGATCATTTACTGAATCCAAGTGCAGATCCGGATTATATTACTTACTTCCTAGATAGACATGAACCCATAGATTACATCGGAGGAGGGAACCATAACTGTTCtgaggaagaaattaaaaacaaaacggtAGTACTTAACATGTGTGTTTATCCGGTCAAACAAAGACATGAAACTTactcaaaaaatatgtctaTTTCGGAGATGGCTGAAATGTACCATTACTACATGACGGAAATAAGAGGAGAAGGTAGGTCACATCAATCATGTGAAGATCCAGTGGATGCTAAGTATCAATGCTACGAGTTGCAAGAACAGAGGAACCAATTCCCTGCTTTGGTATCCCTATATAAACCTCTTTGgacgaataaaaaattcgGAGAAGAATTTGGGGATGCTCTTCAGGAGGGCCAGAAGATACGCATCGACCACCTGCGCACCTTTAACAGAAAACTCAGAGttaaaaggaggagaaagcTGACCCCGGAACAGATGGATGCCAACAACTACGTCGACGACTACAGCCATGTGGACGACGAGTACGAGTTTTAG
- a CDS encoding hypothetical protein (putative) — protein MKKKFNGVLYFLPAFDAQPPPKLDVIFFDSKQKKLRLGHPYSISPLLIYWKLVFHLYYAPIEKEVELRGNFIFVIQKGLPIFQEEIDTEKLCSYACSFGAFQSID, from the exons atgaaaaaaaaattcaatggCGTTCTGTACTTCTTACCTGCCTTCGATGCTCAGCCCCCTCCAAAACTAgacgtcattttttttgattccAAACAGAAGAAG CTCCGATTGGGGCACCCCTACTCGATTTCTCCACTTTTAATATATTGGAAGTTAGTTTTTCAT CTATACTATGCCCCCATCGAAAAAGAGGTCGAATTAAGGGGCAACTTCATTTTCGTCATTCAGAAGGGGCTCCCAATATTCCAAGAGGAAATCGACACGGAGAAGCTCTGCTCCTATGCGTGCAGCTTTGGGGCGTTTCAGAGCATCGATTGA
- a CDS encoding NOT2 / NOT3 / NOT5 family protein (putative): protein MASNRLTMEKTMEDQCETNLMKGDGKEKEVSDEKLSMSAQRLLERNTLKLQELIESSYTNCIKKSDRDHFRQYTPRVMCGNPCEYFPSTPLSDFQRCVQGTYQQHLAAKELKKKSWKYHKKYTTWFLPCDNNIRMLNDKTEQGTYLSFDYESST, encoded by the exons atGGCATCAAATAGACTCACAATGGAAAAAACGATGGAAGACCAATGCGAGACCAATTTGATGAAGGGGgatgggaaggaaaaagaagtcAGCGATGAGAAGTTGTCTATGTCGGCTCAGAGGCTACTCGAGCGGAACA CGCTTAAACTGCAGGAACTCATCGAGAGTAGCTACACAAATTGTATAAAGAAAAGCGACAGAGATCATTTCCGCCAGTACACCCCAAGAGTAATGTGTGGCAACCCGTGCGAGTATTTCCCATCGACTCCTCTTTCCGATTTTCAAAGGTGCGTGCAA GGAACCTACCAGCAACACCTGGCGGCGAAGGAACTGAAGAAAAAGTCTTGGAAGTATCACAAGAAATATACAACTTGGTTTTTGCCGTGCGATAACAACATTCGCATGCTGAATGACAAAACGGAGCAAGGAACCTACCTGTCCTTTGACTACGAGTCGAGTACG
- a CDS encoding DNA/RNA-binding protein (putative): MGSTEELSQERAENSIQVSMTKKPTFYARIGKRMFTGNEEKSPFDEVIITGLGSATKIAIGAASIMEKEDIGQIIKVETAYFSSERINRRIPKITIVLKKHPDFVAS, encoded by the exons atgggaagcacaGAGGAACTGTCACAGGAACGGGCCGAGAATTCGATTCAG GTGTCCATGACGAAAAAGCCAACGTTCTATGCTCGCATCGGAAAAAGAATGTTTACAGGAAATGAGGAAAAGAGCCCATTCGACGAAGTCATAATAACGGGTTTGGGTAGCGCCACCAAAATTGCAATCGGTGCAGCGTCCAtaatggaaaaggaagacaTAG GTCAAATCATCAAAGTAGAAACGGCCTACTTTAGCTCGGAACGAATCAACAGGAGGATCCCCAAAATAACGATCGTTCTGAAGAAGCACCCAGATTTTGTTGCAAGCTAA
- a CDS encoding hypothetical protein (putative), with the protein MLYNFFFLSTCACPHLVKYFPGKYEWPYFENLPFRGALPMRSVDLKGRGRSILCKGKDSPVW; encoded by the coding sequence ATGctctataattttttttttttgtctacaTGCGCATGCCCCCATTTGGTGAAGTACTTCCctggaaaatatgaatggCCCTATTTTGAAAATCTTCCTTTTCGCGGTGCTTTGCCAATGCGCAGTGTTGATCTCAAAGGGAGGGGGAGGTCCATCCTTTGCAAGGGGAAAGACTCACCAGTCTGGTGA
- a CDS encoding hypothetical protein (putative), with product MIKCVRGRKQRKVLFFWCHKRSVFVPSERDVAKLSAKSLGNYAFDILRISNENKAMYEMFKKRINSEIGSFDAKDCYRVLKSLEINNKLNEEEDMTCKYSIKEICDISFLCSKLNLVYIPLYASLSISFLNKINLATPENLSILSLSFCKVQIRDVNLFNRIAIATLNLLYMFDVENLVNVLISLAFLDIKKDMLLYSSVDIFVKNQNKLNGDQLVKIAHVYSKFDFVNKDINSILVGRIPAFVPHLNNVQLAELTISLNRLGVHSYVTDKFVTNVNLSHLAFPIAIKVIKILSSVNRAHSVNHVLSVNSAHSVNRIHRVNCVNHVNVEFKYDQILSCVQNFLLIHGRGNHLNGKVNFDILHDSEKSPHLASDSRSDSKSDSKDDGRNVLLTDVVSNQMAEQGTEGGKPPADEEWGEPFRLGHLTSEYSPIHDVQSRSQFYLPVLERTLNKPNSCGSEMKNHVFSEEELTQHYLWYNLKQKINPNSVCHLNVDLFECLVNFLLQNCVSGYEEKLKYFLNCISREIILSKEYLNFNCLIKIFSALFKTPIIWNLSLLNWSSINSGKGRKKCLFYINEDTDFYEQLVERYFCIFHSSENADNHSLVLCFIMNLLNAEVKNAHSSSIQKCLEHYALVRRKGKDVQVGYPIEDQSVYTFVEYFYKGITLWGESRHLFDTAAEEEADPPEENSPLVYTFPYAMRDSVPNKILTLELFGIVQNFTKNVKMHFKEGAYTISLFEFDNYVVYLFLEPLDFFYSPGQGTELDFLNSVSVRNELREEAHESAGSSDVRNAGEVGTHSLGLPKTQEKSSTPQGQNAQTEKKQLLLICGMSYNPYEIFQNNNYFVKSETLVKINYLLIKGYSIIAIPFYSWRCMSYEEKVGSISALRQSILDGQG from the exons atgataaaatgtgTAAGGGGCAGAAAGCAAAGGAaggtcctttttttctggtgTCATAAGAGAAGCGTATTTGTGCCAAGTGAGAGGGATGTCGCAAAATTATCAGCGAAGAGCCTAGGCAATTACGCATTCGACATTTTAAGAATATCGAACGAAAATAAAGCCATGTAcgaaatgtttaaaaaaagaataaacagTGAAATAGGTTCATTTGACGCAAAAGATTGTTATAGGGTGTTAAAATCTTTGGAAATAAACAACAAGctgaatgaagaagaagatatg ACATGCAAATATTCAATCAAAGAGATATGtgacatttcttttttatgttccaaGTTAAATTTGGTGTACATTCCCCTGTATGCATCGTTATCCATTTCgtttttgaacaaaataaatttggcAACTCCTGaaaatttatccattttaagTTTAAGCTTTTGTAAAGTTCAAATAAGAGACGTAAATCTGTTTAACCGAATAGCCATTGCAACGTTGAATTTGCTATACATGTTTGACGTGGAGAATTTGGTCAATGTGTTGATTTCGCTTGCCTTCTTGGACATTAAAAAAGACATGCTATTGTACTCATCTGTggatatttttgtaaaaaatcaaaacaaGTTGAATGGTGATCAGCTGgtaaaaattgcacacgTATATTCCAAGTTTGACTTTGTAAATAAAGACATAAACTCCATACTTGTGGGGAGAATTCCCGCGTTCGTTCCACACTTAAACAATGTACAGCTGGCCGAGTTAACAATTTCGTTAAACAGGCTAGGAGTTCACTCGTACGTCACTGATAAATTTGTTACCAATGTGAACTTGTCCCACTTAGCATTCCCCATTGCCATAAAAGTGATCAAAATATTGTCCAGCGTAAACCGCGCACACAGCGTTAACCACGTACTCAGCGTAAACAGCGCACACAGCGTAAACCGCATACACCGCGTAAACTGCGTAAACCACGTCAACGTAGAGTTTAAGTACGACCAAATTTTGTCctgtgtgcaaaattttttgctcattcATGGGAGGGGAAATCACCTGAACGGCAAGGTAAATTTTGACATTTTGCACGATTCTGAAAAATCTCCCCATTTAGCTAGCGACAGCAGGAGTGACAGCAAGAGTGACAGCAAGGATGACGGAAGGAATGTTTTGCTCACCGATGTGGTTAGTAACCAAATGGCCGAACAGGGCACTGAGGGTGGCAAACCCCCGGCGGATGAGGAATGGGGGGAGCCATTTCGACTAGGCCACCTTACGAGTGAGTACAGTCCCATTCATGATGTGCAGAGCCGTTCCCAGTTTTACTTGCCAGTTTTGGAGCGCACTTTAAACAAACCGAATTCATGCGGAAGCGAAATGAAGAACCACGTTTTTTCTGAAGAAGAACTAACCCAGCACTATCTGTGGTACAATTTGAAGCAGAAAATAAATCCAAATTCGGTATGCCATTTGAATGTAGATCTATTCGAGTGTCTGGTGAATTTTCTtctacaaaattgtgtaagtgggtatgaagaaaaattaaaatattttttaaattgcatAAGTCGAGAAATTATTCTTTCAAAAGAGTACTTAAATTTCAATTGcctaataaaaatattttccgcTTTATTTAAAACGCCAATCATATGGAACTTGTCACTTTTAAATTGGAGTTCCATCAATTCTGGCAAGGGGAGAAAGAAGTgcctattttatattaacgAGGATACcgatttttatgaacaattaGTAGAGCggtatttttgtattttccacTCATCTGAGAATGCGGATAATCACAGCTTGGTGCTGTGCTTTATTATGAATCTGTTGAATGCTGAGGTGAAGAATGCGCACAGCTCGTCAATCCAAAAATGCTTAGAGCATTACGCGTTGGTAAGGAGGAAGGGTAAAGACGTACAGGTGGGCTACCCCATAGAGGACCAAAGTGTGTATACTTTTGTAGAGTACTTTTACAAGGGTATCACCCTGTGGGGGGAAAGCAGGCACCTATTCGATACAGCtgcggaggaagaagcggatcCACCAGAGGAGAACTCACCCTTGGTGTATACCTTCCCCTACGCCATGAGGGACAGCGTGCCAAATAAAATTCTGACTTTAGAATTATTTGGAattgttcaaaattttacgaaaaatgtgaagatgCACTTTAAGGAGGGCGCGTATACAATATCGCTGTTCGAGTTTGACAACTATGTGGTTTACTTGTTTTTGGAACCGCTGGATTTTTTCTACTCCCCTGGGCAAGGCACCGAGTTGGACTTCTTGAACAGTGTGAGTGTGCGGAATGAACTCAGGGAAGAGGCGCATGAGTCCGCTGGATCTTCTGATGTGAGAAACGCAGGGGAGGTAGGAACCCACTCACTTGGGCTGCCCAAAACGCAGGAAAAGAGCAGTACCCCCCAAGGTCAAAATGCTcagacagaaaaaaaacagctccTTCTAATTTGCGGCATGTCTTACAACCCGTATGAAATTTTTCAgaacaataattatttcgTTAAGTCGGAGACattagtaaaaataaattacttgCTGATTAAGGGATACAGCATAATTGCCATTCCGTTTTATTCCTGGAGGTGCATGAGTTACGAGGAGAAGGTTGGATCCATTAGCGCGCTTCGACAGAGTATCCTGGACGGGCAGGGTTGA
- a CDS encoding hypothetical protein (putative), protein MAAFKPYKFVLFDKNVKNSNLYKQIIAHLDLSILCKEIYVSEKLCHFKYEHVSRNKLVYFSDHNLFDKLKCPPLNRNIEEHLRQFASRGTQHAHDRTDEEDKFEAKKRHTDTTKEKQSGMPNNKLHKNDEENMNSLVSFFTYDEKEKDEFFNTLNLNRKYEVDHINILCLSNCDFVVDALRRQPCKRRISIFCPFYVIHDGGSDRGGDRGDHGGAHLDGACGNFEGKKNVPKRISDFLYTIVSDFLPISYKYILMSDLIRAIIVNSELCQGHEREDVEVLKFMDMMQIIGKAV, encoded by the coding sequence ATGGCGGCGTTTAAACCTTACAAGTTTGTCCTTTTTGacaaaaacgtaaaaaatagtaaCTTGTACAAGCAGATAATTGCACACCTGGACTTGTCAATTCTTTGTAAAGAAATTTATGTAAGTGAAAAGTTATGTCATTTCAAATACGAACATGTGAGTAGGAACAAATTAGTGTACTTTTCAGATCACAACTTGTTCGACAAATTGAAATGCCCCCCACTCAACCGCAACATCGAGGAGCACCTTCGACAGTTCGCTTCCAGAGGTACGCAGCATGCTCATGACCGCACAGATGAGGAAGACAAatttgaagcaaaaaaacggCATACCGACACGACGAAAGAGAAACAAAGTGGAATGCCCAACAACAAActgcataaaaatgatgaagagaATATGAACTCTCTCGTAAGTTTTTTTACgtatgatgaaaaagaaaaagacgaattttttaacacattAAATTTGAATAGAAAATACGAGGTGGAccacataaatattttgtgctTGAGCAATTGCGACTTCGTTGTTGATGCGCTTAGGAGGCAGCCATGCAAACGGAGAATTTCGATCTTCTGCCCATTTTACGTAATTCATGATGGAGGTAGCGACCGTGGTGGCGATCGTGGTGACCATGGTGGTGCCCATCTCGATGGCGCCTGCGGCAACTTCGAAGGAAAGAAGAACGTTCCAAAAAGGATTTCCGACTTTTTATACACCATCGTTAGCGACTTTCTTCCCATCAGTTACAAGTACATTCTTATGTCCGACCTCATCCGAGCGATTATTGTAAACTCTGAATTGTGTCAAGGACATGAGAGGGAGGACGTGGAGGTTTTGAAATTCATGGACATGATGCAGATTATAGGGAAGGCCGTATAA
- a CDS encoding thioredoxin domain containing protein (putative), protein MNNKVTRNIEKHLLDALRDKENEIDLEIKRYEKLEKKIYDDNDEELEFIKNKRLQELKNKHNENLNLLKKGHGIYKEILSEKEFFEICKNSKNINAEKSPFLCERLKIWCIPTLMLIQNGQTEHSIIGFDELGGDNFSEQTLINVLKKWKLIDSREAED, encoded by the exons atgaataacaaaGTGACGAGAAACATAGAAAAGCACCTCTTGGACGCGCTACGCGataaagaaaacgaaatagACCTGGAAATTAAAAGATACGaaaaactggaaaaaaaaatatacgatgataatgatgaagaactggaatttataaaaaataaaagattacaagaacttaaaaataaacataatgaaaatttaaatttactGAAAAAGGGACATGGGATATATAAGGAAATTTTAtcagaaaaagaatttttcgAAATCTGTAAAAActcaaaaaat atTAATGCTGAGAAGTCCCCTTTTCTCTGTGAGCGCTTGAAAATTTGGTGCATTCCTACTTTGATGCTTATTCAGAATGGACAAACTGAGCATTCCATCATTGGCTTTGACGAGTTAGGAGGCGATAATTTTTCCGAGCAGACCCTCATTAATGTTTTAAAGAAATGGAAGTTGATTGATTCGAGGGAGGCTGAGGATTGA
- a CDS encoding hypothetical protein (putative), producing the protein TYGDPLFEKKLSPIEFIKEIKLQHDEFNQILNRNSITKEETENLIEYKKYLKERCGYDLGEWLNSNTSSLKGMEISSKKESPSKSTNLANKDMNPEVEDKKSDKFQNTEMKYQLGFKQGHSSQKREYLNDCTQRRPDLIISKENYFPTGGMDFDKYTNYMVDFMILDKAKDAFMQKLDKYVEQLSRCDSKSDEKECISQVTTVVDVLERLNNLRRNIHIVI; encoded by the coding sequence ACATATGGagaccccctttttgagaaaaaattatcccctATAGAATTCATCAAGGAAATAAAACTCCAGCATGATGAGTTCAATCAAATCTTAAACAGAAATAGCATCACtaaagaagaaacagaaaatttGATAGAATACAAAAAGTACCTAAAGGAAAGGTGCGGATATGACCTCGGGGAGTGGCTGAACAGTAATACAAGTTCCCTCAAAGGGATGGAAATCAGcagtaaaaaagaaagcccATCCAAATCAACTAATTTAGCTAACAAAGATATGAATCCAGAAGTGGAAGACAAAAAATCAGACAAGTTTCAAAATACGGAAATGAAATATCAACTTGGATTTAAACAAGGACATTCGAGTCAGAAACGGGAATATTTAAATGACTGTACACAAAGACGTCCAGATCTTATAATCTCCAAGGAGAATTATTTCCCTACTGGAGGTATGGATTTTGacaaatatacaaattatatgGTAGACTTTATGATCCTTGACAAAGCTAAGGATGCTTTCATGCAAAAGTTGGATAAGTACGTCGAACAGCTGAGTAGGTGTGATAGTAAGAGTGACGAGAAAGAGTGCATCAGTCAAGTCACCACTGTCGTGGACGTACTAGAAAGGTTAAACAACTTAAGGAGAAATATTCACATCGTGATTTAG